In Ruminococcaceae bacterium BL-4, one DNA window encodes the following:
- the alsC gene encoding D-allose transporter subunit; membrane component of ABC superfamily (Evidence 2a : Function from experimental evidences in other organisms; PubMedId : 20026827, 9401019; Product type t : transporter) — MKTKTIEKKKFTFSDYWDRYSTITILAIMIVVFGILRPSSFLTTGNLIKIMEQSSITILLGLGEFFAILLGGIDLSVSSIMALSGAVTAKLMINAGFDPWMSILVGIIFFGLFVGLVNGVLVTATGLPPFIITLGTQAILRSLVYIVTDARAVSGLPASFSTSIGGKLFGAIPVPILVALIAAAVLTFFTVKCQSGRNLYALGGNTQSAWYAGITVKKHTIIAFAISGLCAALAGMVNIARLAAAEPNAGTGYETYAIEAVIIGGASFFGGIGKIPKVIIGGLIIGVINNGLNMVGVSSYYQQLAMGCLLIIAVTLDRFFGASRKS, encoded by the coding sequence TTGAAAACGAAGACGATTGAAAAAAAGAAATTCACTTTCAGCGATTACTGGGATCGCTATAGTACGATTACGATTCTAGCGATCATGATCGTTGTATTTGGAATATTGCGGCCTTCCAGTTTTCTGACGACAGGAAATCTGATTAAGATTATGGAGCAAAGTTCCATTACAATTCTTCTGGGTCTTGGAGAATTTTTTGCTATTTTGCTTGGCGGAATTGATTTGAGTGTCAGTTCAATTATGGCACTTTCCGGTGCAGTGACCGCAAAACTGATGATTAATGCGGGATTTGATCCATGGATGTCTATTCTAGTCGGTATCATTTTCTTTGGCCTTTTTGTTGGATTGGTCAACGGCGTTTTGGTGACGGCAACGGGGCTTCCGCCTTTTATTATCACTTTAGGTACACAGGCAATTCTTCGCAGCCTTGTTTATATTGTTACAGATGCGCGTGCGGTATCTGGTTTGCCGGCCTCGTTTTCTACCAGTATCGGCGGAAAACTTTTCGGGGCAATTCCAGTTCCGATTCTTGTAGCACTAATTGCAGCAGCTGTTTTAACTTTCTTTACAGTAAAATGTCAGTCTGGACGTAATCTTTATGCGCTGGGTGGAAACACACAGTCCGCATGGTATGCCGGCATTACAGTTAAAAAGCATACGATTATTGCTTTTGCAATTTCCGGACTTTGTGCAGCTTTAGCTGGAATGGTCAACATTGCAAGATTGGCAGCAGCAGAGCCGAATGCAGGTACTGGTTATGAAACGTATGCAATCGAAGCTGTCATCATCGGCGGTGCTTCTTTCTTCGGTGGAATCGGTAAAATCCCGAAGGTAATTATTGGTGGTTTAATTATCGGTGTTATCAATAACGGCCTCAATATGGTGGGCGTTTCCAGCTATTATCAGCAGTTGGCCATGGGCTGCCTACTGATCATTGCTGTAACGTTGGATCGTTTCTTCGGAGCAAGCCGCAAGAGCTGA
- a CDS encoding Putative Xre family DNA-binding protein (Evidence 3 : Putative function from multiple computational evidences) yields the protein MDQYVTGSTIKALREKKRLTQKQLAELLAVSDKTISKWETQKGLPDITLIKPLAETLGVSIGELLSGQLFSNENRSANLRKGNFYVCPVCGNIIYAIGNGSFHCCGIALPPLEAETIDSEHPLKAERIEDEYLVSCRHPMEKEHYLSFFAYLSAGQLQMIKLYPEQNAEARFKIHGHGTFYAFCNRHGLFSITV from the coding sequence TTGGATCAATATGTAACAGGGTCTACCATCAAGGCTTTGCGTGAAAAGAAAAGATTAACGCAGAAACAGCTGGCAGAACTTTTAGCAGTCAGCGATAAAACAATTTCAAAATGGGAAACACAAAAGGGACTTCCAGATATCACACTGATAAAACCATTGGCAGAGACTCTTGGTGTTTCAATCGGAGAGCTTTTATCAGGACAATTATTTTCCAACGAAAACCGCTCGGCAAATTTAAGGAAGGGAAACTTTTATGTTTGCCCGGTCTGCGGAAATATTATTTATGCGATTGGAAACGGTTCTTTTCATTGCTGCGGAATTGCGCTTCCTCCTTTAGAAGCAGAAACGATCGATTCGGAACATCCTTTGAAAGCAGAACGAATAGAAGATGAATATTTAGTCTCGTGCCGTCATCCCATGGAAAAAGAACATTATCTTTCTTTTTTTGCTTATCTTTCCGCCGGGCAGCTTCAAATGATCAAACTCTATCCAGAACAAAATGCAGAAGCACGCTTTAAAATTCATGGGCATGGAACTTTCTATGCTTTCTGCAACCGACACGGACTTTTTTCTATCACTGTCTAA
- the rpiB gene encoding ribose 5-phosphate isomerase B/allose 6-phosphate isomerase (Evidence 2a : Function from experimental evidences in other organisms; PubMedId : 1104357, 1840580, 20026827, 7984428, 8576032, 9401019; Product type e : enzyme), whose product MKLAIGNDHVAVEMKNQIKAYLEEKGIEVIDVGTNSTERFNYPISGYKVAKLVASGKVDGGVLICGTGIGISLAANKVKGIRACACSEPYSAKLSKQHNNSNIIAFGARVIGIETAKMIVDEWLGAKYEGGRHQVRIDMISEIENTGHLKAADED is encoded by the coding sequence ATGAAATTAGCAATTGGAAATGATCATGTTGCAGTTGAGATGAAAAATCAAATAAAAGCTTATTTGGAAGAGAAAGGAATTGAAGTAATCGATGTTGGTACAAACAGCACCGAGCGCTTTAATTATCCGATCAGCGGATATAAAGTAGCGAAGCTGGTGGCATCTGGAAAGGTAGACGGCGGCGTACTGATATGTGGAACCGGAATTGGAATTTCTCTGGCAGCAAACAAAGTAAAGGGCATTCGTGCATGTGCTTGCAGCGAGCCTTATTCTGCAAAGCTTTCTAAGCAGCACAATAATTCCAATATTATTGCATTTGGAGCACGTGTTATTGGAATCGAAACAGCAAAAATGATTGTTGATGAATGGCTTGGAGCAAAGTATGAAGGCGGTCGCCACCAGGTACGAATTGATATGATTTCTGAAATTGAAAATACCGGCCATTTGAAAGCGGCCGATGAAGATTAA
- a CDS encoding D-allose kinase translates to MNGGGTMTITEQLVLGIDIGGTNMRFGLVNDALELTAFERLSTREIFGDECDPAQRLADCIKTYCDRHMEGKMPKAVSIGFPSTINRERTVVVQTPNISCISDNLAIVDVLEKTLKIPAFINRDVNDLLLFDLEDLGVADQDCVAGIYFGTGIGNSVMVDGKILLGHNGVASELGHLPVYGNHRICMCGNESCLETLVSGIALERIQEKEFPDTPIRELFATKMDTSIMKEFLTGMAQTVAAEANLFDPDCLIIGGGLLQMRDFPRELFEKEVHRFARKPYPEKTLDIRYSRPNQENGVVGAAIYAQKRMQDLNYL, encoded by the coding sequence ATGAACGGGGGAGGTACCATGACAATTACAGAGCAGCTTGTGCTCGGAATTGATATCGGCGGTACCAATATGCGATTTGGCCTGGTGAATGATGCGTTGGAATTAACCGCTTTTGAGCGTTTGAGTACAAGAGAGATATTTGGGGACGAGTGTGACCCTGCTCAAAGATTGGCGGATTGTATCAAAACCTATTGTGATCGCCATATGGAAGGGAAAATGCCGAAAGCAGTTTCGATTGGTTTTCCTTCTACCATTAATAGAGAAAGAACCGTTGTTGTTCAAACCCCCAATATCAGCTGTATTTCAGATAATTTGGCAATTGTAGATGTGTTGGAAAAGACTTTAAAGATACCGGCTTTTATCAATCGCGATGTCAATGACCTTTTACTTTTTGATCTGGAAGATTTGGGGGTCGCTGATCAAGACTGTGTGGCTGGAATTTATTTTGGCACTGGAATTGGAAATTCAGTGATGGTGGATGGGAAAATCCTGTTGGGGCATAATGGAGTTGCCTCAGAGTTGGGGCATTTACCTGTCTATGGAAACCATCGAATTTGCATGTGTGGAAATGAAAGCTGTTTAGAGACGCTTGTTTCAGGAATTGCTCTTGAACGCATTCAGGAGAAAGAGTTTCCGGATACACCAATTCGGGAATTGTTCGCAACAAAAATGGATACCTCTATTATGAAAGAGTTTTTAACAGGGATGGCCCAGACCGTGGCTGCAGAAGCAAATCTGTTTGATCCGGACTGCTTGATTATTGGCGGTGGGCTTTTGCAGATGAGAGATTTTCCGCGGGAACTCTTTGAAAAAGAAGTGCATCGTTTTGCTAGAAAGCCGTATCCGGAAAAGACTTTGGATATTCGTTATTCAAGGCCAAATCAGGAAAATGGGGTAGTAGGTGCTGCTATTTATGCACAAAAGCGCATGCAGGACTTAAATTATTTATAA
- a CDS encoding conserved protein of unknown function (Evidence 4 : Unknown function but conserved in other organisms): MDSITHAMQRKAFEVAIDAAIKYTNHDRSKALLQLVDLTQKILGDVWKPEAYAQLRNIFSNPDSKWMKFANNLLDNTDPKLLKMAMLNLGYEAGFRGFHVAEENSKKYGCAIPWIILFDPTSACNLHCTGCWAAEYDRQLNLSFEDMDSIVTQAKELGIHAFLLTGGEPLVRKKDVIRLCEKHNDCAFHAFTNGTLIDDDFCKEMLRVGNFVPSVSLEGFEEENDARRGKGDFQKVMHALDLMKKYKLLYGTSICYTSQNYKTVTSDEFLDMIIEKGVSYTWYFHYMPVGNDASTDLLLTPEEREYMYHRVREIRDYEGGKPIFAIDFQNDGEFVNGCVAGGKEYCHINPNGDVEPCVFIHYSSANIHDKSLIECLQQPLFKAYQAAQPFNDNMLRPCPMLENPETLQRLVTQTGAKSTDMESPESCQHLCGKCVHYAEEWQPTAEKLWLKGHPTGQKDSRVDELNK, from the coding sequence ATGGATAGCATTACACATGCAATGCAGCGAAAAGCGTTTGAAGTGGCAATCGATGCTGCAATCAAATATACCAATCATGATCGCTCCAAGGCTTTGCTGCAACTGGTCGACTTGACGCAGAAAATACTGGGTGATGTATGGAAGCCGGAAGCTTATGCTCAACTGCGCAATATTTTTAGTAATCCAGACAGCAAATGGATGAAATTTGCGAATAACCTTTTGGATAATACAGACCCGAAGCTGCTCAAAATGGCCATGCTGAATCTGGGCTATGAAGCAGGTTTTCGCGGGTTCCATGTTGCAGAAGAGAACTCTAAAAAATATGGCTGTGCAATCCCATGGATTATTCTTTTTGATCCTACCAGCGCCTGCAACCTGCACTGCACCGGTTGCTGGGCTGCCGAATATGATCGTCAGCTGAACCTTTCCTTTGAAGATATGGATAGCATCGTTACACAGGCCAAAGAGCTCGGAATTCATGCGTTCCTTTTGACCGGCGGTGAGCCGCTCGTCCGCAAAAAGGATGTCATTCGTCTGTGCGAAAAGCACAATGACTGCGCTTTCCATGCTTTTACAAATGGTACTTTGATTGATGACGATTTCTGCAAGGAAATGCTTCGCGTTGGCAACTTCGTTCCTTCTGTCAGCTTGGAAGGCTTTGAAGAAGAAAATGATGCAAGACGCGGCAAGGGTGACTTCCAGAAGGTCATGCACGCACTTGATCTGATGAAGAAATATAAGCTTTTGTACGGTACTTCTATCTGTTACACCAGCCAGAACTACAAGACTGTGACTTCTGACGAATTCTTGGATATGATCATTGAAAAAGGTGTTTCTTATACCTGGTACTTCCATTACATGCCTGTTGGAAATGATGCCTCTACTGATCTGCTTCTGACGCCGGAAGAGCGGGAATATATGTATCACCGTGTGCGTGAGATTCGTGACTATGAAGGCGGTAAACCGATTTTCGCAATCGATTTTCAGAACGATGGCGAGTTTGTCAATGGCTGTGTAGCTGGAGGCAAAGAGTATTGCCATATCAACCCGAACGGTGATGTGGAGCCTTGTGTCTTTATTCATTATTCCAGCGCAAATATTCATGACAAGTCTTTGATTGAATGCTTGCAGCAGCCGCTCTTTAAAGCTTATCAGGCAGCACAGCCGTTTAACGATAATATGCTGCGTCCTTGCCCGATGCTTGAAAATCCGGAAACACTCCAGCGCTTAGTAACTCAAACGGGTGCAAAATCCACCGATATGGAATCTCCGGAAAGCTGCCAGCATCTTTGTGGAAAATGTGTTCACTATGCTGAAGAGTGGCAGCCTACTGCTGAGAAGCTTTGGCTCAAGGGACATCCAACAGGACAAAAAGATTCTCGCGTGGATGAACTAAATAAATAA
- a CDS encoding Transcriptional repressor, translated as MERKQNYSRKREAILTALQRTKIHPTAEWVYQELKNEYPDLSLGTVYRNLRLFKEEGVIASVGVVDGQERYDGDVTPHSHFVCTNCGKVIDVNDEFVDPEADTMVARKCRVKVLSHSVCFNGICMECLEALKKAETGSK; from the coding sequence ATGGAAAGAAAACAGAATTACAGCCGAAAACGAGAAGCGATTCTTACCGCTTTGCAGAGAACGAAAATTCATCCCACAGCGGAATGGGTTTATCAGGAGTTAAAAAATGAATATCCTGATCTAAGTTTAGGAACCGTCTACCGCAATCTTCGCCTTTTTAAAGAAGAGGGTGTTATCGCTAGCGTAGGCGTCGTAGATGGACAGGAACGTTATGACGGAGATGTTACACCGCACTCTCATTTTGTATGCACAAATTGCGGAAAAGTAATCGATGTTAATGACGAATTTGTCGATCCGGAAGCAGATACAATGGTTGCACGAAAATGTAGAGTGAAAGTGTTAAGCCATTCTGTTTGTTTTAATGGAATTTGCATGGAATGCCTGGAGGCTTTGAAAAAAGCTGAAACAGGTTCCAAATAA
- a CDS encoding 4Fe-4S ferredoxin: MIRKIIRIDKEKCNGCGLCAKACHEGAIGMINGKAKLLREDYCDGLGDCLPACPAGAISFEEREAKKYDEVAAQKSKLGKQKEMLACECPGTQSKAICRETEGEFVFFNRNENKSQLSQWPVQIKLAPINAPYFKDANLLVAADCTAYAYGDFHDRFIKNKITLIGCPKLDEGDYSEKLTAIIKNNEIKSVTVVRMEVPCCGGIENAVKRALQNSGKFIPWQVVTISTDGGIVS, from the coding sequence ATGATTAGAAAAATAATTAGAATTGATAAAGAAAAATGTAACGGTTGTGGACTATGTGCAAAAGCATGCCATGAAGGTGCAATTGGAATGATAAACGGCAAAGCAAAACTTTTGAGGGAGGATTACTGTGATGGCTTGGGGGATTGTTTGCCGGCATGTCCTGCTGGAGCAATCAGCTTTGAGGAACGCGAAGCGAAGAAGTACGATGAAGTTGCTGCCCAAAAAAGTAAGTTGGGAAAACAAAAAGAGATGTTAGCTTGTGAGTGTCCTGGAACGCAATCCAAAGCGATTTGCCGCGAAACTGAGGGAGAGTTTGTTTTTTTCAATAGAAATGAAAATAAAAGTCAGCTTTCTCAGTGGCCTGTTCAAATCAAGCTTGCGCCAATAAATGCACCGTATTTTAAAGATGCAAACCTGCTGGTTGCTGCCGATTGTACCGCTTATGCTTATGGGGATTTTCATGATCGATTTATTAAAAATAAGATTACTTTAATCGGATGTCCCAAATTAGATGAAGGGGATTACAGCGAGAAGCTGACAGCAATTATTAAGAATAATGAAATTAAAAGCGTTACGGTTGTCAGAATGGAGGTTCCTTGCTGCGGTGGAATTGAAAATGCAGTAAAAAGAGCGCTCCAAAACAGCGGAAAATTTATTCCATGGCAGGTTGTTACAATTTCGACTGATGGTGGAATTGTAAGTTGA
- a CDS encoding conserved protein of unknown function (Evidence 4 : Unknown function but conserved in other organisms) produces MIKNMIFDMGNVLLDYNPQNYVKAFLHSEEDQDMVLTSLFGGQEWLDLDHGLITEREALKKMLQKLPKRLHQEASALFYGWQNYTRPIESVNLLAIKLHRAGYHLYLLSNTGVRLHVYAHRLPALQYFDGVVMSADVQQVKPEPQIYQILFDRYHLDPKECFFIDDCKQNLKTGEQFGMHGYLFDGDEKKLESALHKQKVNW; encoded by the coding sequence ATGATTAAAAATATGATTTTTGATATGGGAAATGTACTGTTGGACTATAATCCACAGAACTATGTAAAAGCGTTTTTGCACAGTGAAGAAGATCAGGACATGGTGTTGACGTCTCTATTTGGTGGGCAGGAATGGCTTGATTTGGATCATGGCCTTATCACAGAGCGGGAAGCTTTAAAAAAAATGCTTCAAAAGCTGCCTAAGCGTCTTCATCAGGAGGCTAGCGCCCTTTTTTATGGATGGCAGAATTATACCCGCCCGATTGAGAGCGTTAATTTACTCGCGATCAAGCTTCATAGGGCAGGTTACCATCTCTATCTGCTCAGCAATACGGGAGTGCGGCTTCATGTTTATGCACATCGTCTTCCGGCGTTACAGTATTTTGATGGAGTGGTTATGTCTGCAGATGTTCAGCAGGTAAAGCCTGAACCGCAGATTTATCAGATCCTTTTTGATCGTTATCATTTGGATCCGAAAGAATGTTTCTTTATTGATGATTGTAAACAAAACCTGAAAACTGGGGAACAGTTTGGAATGCATGGCTATTTGTTTGACGGAGATGAGAAAAAATTAGAATCCGCCTTGCATAAGCAAAAAGTCAACTGGTAA
- the rbsA gene encoding ribose ABC transporter (ATP-binding protein) (Evidence 2a : Function from experimental evidences in other organisms; PubMedId : 7921236; Product type t : transporter), producing the protein MEPIVQMKNITKRFPGVVALNKINFDVCPGEVHVLLGENGAGKSTLMKVLSGAYKPDEGSIVLNGKEYDRLTPHLSSEGGISIIYQELSVVNWLDIRENIFMGRLPMKKVGPVSVVDYAAMNAKTKELLKKVNLSHCTPTTNVGDLSISEKQMVEIAKSIAFNAKVIVMDEPTSSLTEDEVQKLFTIIRQLKAEGRGVVFISHKLSEISEIGDRITILKDGGYVGTYNVSDLTTDDMIRMMVGREIKGTYQHLPEEHYQFGDVMFSCKNLTRKDHLVENISFDLRKGEILGFSGLVGAGRSETMCAVYGAAPKISGDIFLNGKKLKIRNPYDALQNGIGMVTENRRETGFFQNFSNQRNISIARQLKESKLDGLIGLTNESEEKKMADEQHEAIQIKWTSREQLTSQLSGGNQQKVILGKWMAANVKVLIFDEPTKGIDVGTKSEIYKLMRRLADNGIGVIVVSSEMPELLGLCDRIIIMANGRITGSYDIAEATEEKLAKAATSEMA; encoded by the coding sequence TTGGAACCAATTGTTCAAATGAAGAATATTACCAAGCGTTTTCCAGGGGTTGTAGCACTTAACAAGATTAATTTTGATGTGTGTCCCGGTGAGGTGCATGTTTTACTTGGAGAAAATGGTGCAGGAAAATCAACTTTGATGAAGGTGCTTAGCGGCGCTTATAAGCCAGATGAAGGAAGTATTGTACTTAACGGAAAAGAGTATGACAGGTTGACTCCGCATTTGTCATCCGAAGGCGGAATTAGCATTATTTATCAGGAACTTAGTGTCGTTAACTGGCTTGATATTCGTGAAAATATTTTTATGGGGCGGCTGCCTATGAAAAAGGTAGGTCCTGTCTCTGTTGTTGATTATGCAGCAATGAATGCAAAGACAAAAGAACTGCTCAAGAAAGTGAATCTTTCCCATTGTACGCCGACCACCAATGTAGGGGATTTGAGCATCAGTGAAAAGCAGATGGTCGAAATTGCAAAGTCAATTGCGTTCAATGCAAAAGTGATCGTGATGGATGAGCCAACTTCTTCTCTCACAGAGGACGAAGTACAAAAACTTTTTACGATTATTCGTCAGCTTAAGGCAGAGGGCCGCGGAGTCGTTTTTATTTCTCATAAGCTTTCTGAAATTTCAGAAATTGGGGATCGGATCACTATTTTAAAAGATGGTGGATATGTAGGAACTTACAATGTTTCCGATCTGACAACCGATGATATGATCCGCATGATGGTTGGCCGTGAGATTAAAGGAACCTATCAGCATTTGCCGGAAGAGCATTATCAGTTTGGCGATGTGATGTTTTCTTGTAAAAATCTTACCCGTAAAGATCATTTGGTCGAAAATATTTCTTTTGATCTTAGAAAAGGGGAAATCTTAGGATTTTCAGGATTAGTCGGAGCAGGCCGCAGCGAGACGATGTGCGCGGTTTATGGAGCTGCACCAAAAATTTCCGGCGATATTTTTTTGAATGGCAAAAAGCTAAAAATTAGGAATCCTTATGACGCTTTGCAGAATGGAATCGGAATGGTGACAGAAAATCGGCGTGAGACCGGATTCTTCCAAAATTTCAGCAATCAGCGAAATATTTCGATTGCGCGGCAGCTAAAAGAATCTAAATTGGATGGCTTAATTGGACTGACCAATGAATCTGAAGAAAAAAAGATGGCAGATGAGCAGCATGAAGCGATTCAAATAAAGTGGACTTCGCGTGAGCAGCTGACCTCGCAGCTTTCAGGTGGAAATCAGCAAAAAGTGATTCTAGGAAAATGGATGGCAGCCAATGTAAAGGTTTTGATCTTTGATGAGCCGACAAAAGGAATCGATGTCGGAACTAAGAGTGAGATTTATAAATTAATGCGCAGACTCGCGGATAACGGGATCGGTGTAATCGTTGTTTCCAGTGAAATGCCGGAGCTGTTGGGACTGTGTGACCGGATCATTATCATGGCAAATGGTAGGATTACAGGCAGTTATGATATTGCAGAAGCGACGGAAGAAAAGCTGGCAAAGGCAGCCACCAGCGAGATGGCATAA
- the rbr3A gene encoding Reverse rubrerythrin-1, protein MKKWVCSVCGYVYEGEVPPLFCPQCKAPREKFVEQVEEKSQGFACEHEVGVAQGCDPEVYQGLQANFNGECSEVGMYLAMSRQAEREGYPEIAEAFKRYAFEEAEHASKFAELLGEVLTKSTKKNLEMRVEAEAGACKGKLDLATKAKALNYDAIHDTVHEMAKDEARHGSGFQGLLKRYF, encoded by the coding sequence ATGAAAAAATGGGTTTGTTCTGTATGTGGTTATGTGTATGAAGGCGAAGTTCCGCCGCTGTTCTGCCCTCAGTGCAAGGCACCGAGAGAAAAGTTTGTAGAACAGGTTGAAGAGAAGAGCCAAGGCTTTGCATGTGAGCATGAAGTTGGCGTTGCACAGGGCTGCGATCCTGAAGTTTATCAGGGCCTTCAAGCAAACTTTAACGGAGAATGCAGCGAAGTTGGTATGTATCTTGCCATGAGCCGTCAGGCAGAGCGCGAAGGATATCCGGAAATTGCTGAGGCTTTTAAGCGCTATGCGTTTGAAGAGGCTGAGCATGCTTCGAAATTTGCAGAACTTCTGGGTGAAGTCCTTACTAAGAGCACCAAGAAGAATCTTGAGATGCGTGTAGAGGCCGAGGCTGGTGCATGTAAGGGTAAGCTCGACCTTGCAACGAAAGCAAAAGCGCTTAACTACGATGCTATTCATGATACTGTGCATGAGATGGCGAAAGATGAGGCGCGTCACGGATCTGGCTTCCAGGGACTTTTAAAGCGTTATTTCTAA
- a CDS encoding Crp/Fnr family transcriptional regulator, whose protein sequence is MKNYFEVLKASELFKDIEESDLRSLLSCLGTKKIDFKKSETVFFSGESADRFGIVLTGQIQIVQDDYYGNRRILSQIGAGNLFGESFACANVKALPVSVITTTESELLLIDYCKLAIPCAKACTFHSKLIQNMLRIVSIKNIALTQKIEFISKRTTREKLLAYLSAEANKAKSNHFSIPFNRQELADYLSVERSAMSTELSKLRKDNIISFQKNHFTLL, encoded by the coding sequence ATGAAAAATTATTTTGAAGTGTTAAAAGCATCCGAATTGTTTAAAGATATAGAAGAATCGGATTTACGGTCACTTTTATCCTGCTTAGGTACGAAGAAAATTGATTTTAAAAAAAGTGAAACTGTATTTTTTAGCGGTGAAAGTGCAGATCGGTTTGGCATTGTTTTAACAGGTCAAATTCAAATCGTCCAGGACGACTATTACGGGAATCGAAGGATCCTTTCGCAAATCGGTGCAGGAAATTTATTTGGAGAATCCTTTGCCTGCGCAAATGTAAAAGCGCTGCCGGTTAGTGTAATTACAACAACTGAAAGTGAACTTCTATTGATCGACTACTGCAAACTGGCGATTCCATGTGCGAAAGCTTGTACTTTTCACAGCAAATTGATTCAGAATATGCTGCGTATTGTTTCCATAAAAAATATCGCGCTTACACAGAAAATCGAATTTATATCAAAACGTACCACTCGCGAAAAACTTTTGGCTTATCTTTCGGCTGAAGCAAATAAGGCCAAAAGCAATCATTTTAGCATTCCGTTTAATCGCCAGGAACTTGCAGATTATCTTTCTGTCGAAAGAAGTGCAATGTCTACAGAATTGTCTAAATTAAGGAAGGACAACATAATTTCTTTTCAAAAAAACCATTTTACATTGTTATAA
- a CDS encoding Cupin domain-containing protein has product MGAHYLKNIEFESALELPSLVEYQQGQVVSRTLVQNKAVSITLFAFDEGEEISSHSSDGDAMLMILEGAARITIGNRKSSLDKGKTIVMPAGIPHAVAADGKFKMLLTVVFSQP; this is encoded by the coding sequence ATGGGAGCACATTATTTAAAAAATATTGAATTTGAGAGTGCGCTGGAGTTGCCATCGCTGGTGGAATATCAGCAGGGGCAGGTTGTGAGCCGGACCCTTGTACAGAATAAAGCTGTGAGTATTACCCTGTTTGCATTTGATGAAGGGGAAGAAATAAGCTCCCATTCTTCGGACGGAGACGCGATGTTGATGATTCTTGAAGGTGCTGCGCGTATTACAATTGGAAATCGGAAATCTTCACTTGATAAAGGAAAGACTATTGTGATGCCTGCGGGAATCCCTCATGCTGTGGCGGCGGATGGAAAATTCAAGATGCTGCTAACAGTTGTATTTTCTCAGCCGTAA
- the alsE gene encoding allulose-6-phosphate 3-epimerase (Evidence 2a : Function from experimental evidences in other organisms; PubMedId : 20026827, 9401019; Product type e : enzyme) yields the protein MRPKFSVSLMCMDFLDIKNQIKILDSNMDGYHIDIMDGHYCKNITLSPDFMRACSRVAKKPMDVHLMTTNPNDWIDACAEAGAAMISPHAETMNTDCFRTLNHIAQVGCKLGVTLNPATPLSYCKHYLNRIDVLTLMTVDVGFAGQPFIEEMLDKIKEAKELREKNGWHYQIMIDGSCNQKTFGRLYEAGADVFVLGSSGLFSLDSDLETACQKTKENFQKETGVKCL from the coding sequence ATGAGACCTAAATTTTCAGTTAGCTTAATGTGTATGGATTTTCTGGATATAAAAAACCAGATTAAAATTTTGGATTCCAATATGGATGGATATCATATCGATATTATGGATGGTCATTATTGTAAAAACATTACCCTTAGTCCGGACTTTATGCGTGCGTGTTCCCGCGTCGCGAAAAAGCCAATGGATGTGCATTTGATGACAACAAATCCAAATGATTGGATCGATGCCTGCGCAGAGGCTGGAGCCGCAATGATTAGTCCGCACGCAGAAACAATGAATACGGATTGTTTTCGGACTCTTAACCATATTGCACAGGTTGGCTGTAAGTTAGGTGTAACGCTGAATCCGGCGACCCCGCTCTCTTATTGCAAACACTATCTCAATCGCATTGATGTTTTGACTTTGATGACGGTAGATGTTGGGTTTGCAGGTCAGCCGTTTATTGAGGAAATGCTCGATAAAATCAAAGAAGCAAAAGAGCTGCGTGAGAAAAACGGGTGGCACTATCAAATTATGATTGATGGCTCCTGCAACCAAAAAACTTTTGGGCGCTTGTATGAAGCAGGAGCAGATGTTTTTGTGCTTGGTTCTTCCGGACTTTTTAGTTTGGATTCCGATCTGGAGACAGCCTGTCAGAAAACGAAAGAAAATTTCCAAAAGGAAACTGGAGTAAAATGCCTATGA